The window GGCCCGGCGTAAATCCTGCCTTACCTCAGGTGGCACTTTCTTCCAGGCACCACAGACAATGCTCACCCTGCCCTGGGCACGACTCACCATCTGCGCCGCTGCTGTAGCTACACCCGACGCTTTGCCAATCCAGCCAAGGAGTTGCTCTTCCGCCCGAGCTATCTGCCAGGCATCACCCCAGGCTCGGCAGATGCAGGTCCCTCTCTCAAGCTGCATACCCTCCGAAGCTATCCATTCGAGTTTCAGTCCCAGCTCCCGAGCTCCTGCCTGCAGCTTATCTGTACCGGCTAAAATGCCCTCCTGTCTAGCTGTAATTTCTAGAAGAAACAAATCCCCCCCTAGGGGTGTAAATAGAAAATCCCTCACATCCAAAAGCGCTCATCCTCGTTCGATATTATCGTATATTATTCGTTATTTTGCTATAAAGTTAATTCTCTACGCAATTTGGTTTTCCTGCAAGACCAAAAAGAATTTGGTTCGGCATGGTAGAAAGTTATTTGTTGTTATCGTACCACGACAAAGCTTTGCCTTTTTATTTAGATACTAATTAATCGAAGGGATGTTAATGAGTTCAATAATGAGGTTAATTAGTAGTGCCCGGGATAGGGATGAAACTGGGCAACCGGCCACCGGTACTTAGACCTAATGGAGCACAGGGTATGGAGGCAGGAACAAGAACGGACCTAAAGTAGAAAAACCTAGCAAAAACGAAAAAGAGGTAGCCTCGTAAGCCTGTAACAAACATCCAAAGCTACCAGAGGGATTTTGCACACAGTATCGGACTTGACCCAACTACGGCGGGACGCGAGGGGGAGGGTCCTAGTAACGCCGTCCTCGTCCCCGGGGGTGCAACGGGTGAAAGGGGTTGGATGAAAGGGGTTGGACAACGTGATGAGTAAGGGTATACTTTAGGGTGGAGCCCGGCGACATTAGTCCCCATGGTGTTCCAAGGGGAAGCCGGCAGGGAGACAAAGGCAGTGCGGGGTGAGGGCCGTGCTGGATGCCAGCGTCTTAGATCACATCCTAAAGGAAACCGTTGAAGCCCTCGAGCGCAGCCGGTCTCAAATCCATGAGATTGCCGAAAATGCCCAGGCGGAAGTAAGACAGGTGAGCAGGGAACTGGAAGAGGTCAAGAAGTCCTTACAGGCCGTCATCGAAGAGGTGGACCGGCTCGAAAGGGCCGAAAAGAGGGCCCGGCTCCGCCTAGCGGAAGTGAGTAAGGATTTTTATCGCTATAAGGAACAGGATATCAAGGAAGCTTACGACGCGGCATATCAGCTGCAGATAGAGCTGATCAAGCTCAGGGATAAAGAAAAGATACTGCAGTACCGGCGTAATCACCTGGAAAGGAGCTGGCACCGACTGCAACTAACCGTTCAAAAGGCCGAGCAGCTTGCCTCCCAGGTGAATGTTATCCTTAATTATCTCACCGGCGAACTGCAAGGTTTAAGCTTAAAGCTGGATGAGCTGCAGCAAACCCAACAACTGGTTTTCAGTATCATCCGGGCCCAGGAGGAAGAGCGCAAGAGGGTGGCCCGGGAGATCCACGACGGACCGGCCCAATCCCTAGCCCACATTGCTCTGCGGGCCGAATACTGCCTTCAGCTTTTGAACCGGGATCCCGATCAAATCCGGGAAGAGCTCCATGCCCTGCAAAATGTCGTTAGCCTTTGCCTGCAGGATATGCGCAAGATCATATTCGACCTCAGACCCATGGTGCTGGACGATATCGGGCTGGTTCCCGCCCTCGAACGGTACTTTGCTACCTACAAGGAGCAACACGGGCTGGAGGTCGACTTCTTGTTTTTGGGGCAGGAGCGCCGCCTGGACAATACCCTAGAAGTAGCCCTTTTCAGGATAATTCAAGAGGCCGTAAACAATATTAGAAAGCATGCCGGGGTTAAGAGGGCCGTGGTTAAGGTAGAAATGCTGCCCAACAGAATAAGCATTGGCATACGGGACGAGGGTAAAGGCTTTGACCTGGAGGCTGTTCGAAACCGTGAGGAAGGCAGGGGTTACGGACTGATGGGCATGCGGGAAAGGGTGCAGCTTTTAAAGGGAGAAATGAAAATCACTACTGCTCCCGGCAAAGGCACCAATATCAGTATAACGATACCTTTAGACAAAGAGTCCAAGGTCCAGCCAGGGGCTGCACCTGAAACTTAAAATAAATTACGGCTTCTATTCCCGGCAGGTAACCCATCGCGACTGGGGAACGTTTCGGAAGCACCATTGCAAAGGGGAGAGGGCAAGAATGACCTGGCCGGAACTTCAACAAGAATTAACAAGGGGCCAGGTGGCACCCGTATATCTATTGTACGGCGAGGAAAAATATTTACTGGCCCAAGCCGTCAAAGCTCTCAAAGAAACCCTTTTATCTCCAGAAGCAGAGCCCTTCGATTACCAGGAGTTCGCCGGCGAAGATCTTGTTCCTGAAAGCCTCTCAGTCCTGGCCAGCACGCCCCCGGTCCTGGGTCGCAAGCGCTTAATTCTCATTAAGAACGCCCGGCTTGACGGCGAAGCTCTGGTCACTTACCTGACCCACCCTTCTCCGACAGCCTGCCTGGTCTTAATAGCCCCGGGAAACATAGATAGAAAGGGGAAGGTCTTTCAGCTACTTCAAAAGGTGGGCCGCTGTGTAGATTTTGCCCCTTTGAAGCCCGGAGCCCTGGCCCGGTGGTTAGCCCAGGAAGCCCGAAGGATGGGCCGTAAGATAGAGGGCCCGGCGGCCATGGCCCTGGCCCAGGCTGCCGGTAACCTCCAGCAGGGGATTTTGGAGCTTGCCAAGCTGGACCTGTACCTTCCGCCCGGTACCCCCATCACCTTGCAGGAAGTCCAGGCCCTTGTTCCCGCCGCCCTGGCCTCCGACACTATTTTCCAAATGGTGGATGCCCTGGGCAGCGGCCGGGCAGAAGTAGCCATCGGCCTCTGCCGCCGACTGCTGGCTGCGGGAGAGGCTCCTTTGGGCATTCTGGGGATGATGGTCCGCCAGTTCCGGTTGATCCTACAGGCCCATTTAGCCGGGCCTGATTCGCCGGACCTGGCCGTCGCCCTCCACCTTCCCCCCTTCGTGGCTCAGAAGGTGGCCCGGCAGGCGGCTCGGTTCTCCCCGGAAGCGGCTTCTGAAGTTTTAGAGCTCTTCCTGCAAACCGATGTCGACCTTAAAACCGGTGCCGGAAATCCCGCTTTCCTCCTTGAGCGGGCCATTTGGGCCGCCACAAGAAGGGGGAAACGGGTGGGGTAATCCCGTTTCCCCATCTCCTACTTGCCGCGTTCCTTTTCTTTGCGTTCCCCGGTTCCCTGGCCGGGAAACACCGGCCCCGGTGTGACTTCCGGACCCAATTCAAAATCCTCTGCCCCTACCCTTGGGACCGCCGCCGGGTTTAGGGCTCGCCTTTCCTTGCCCTTCTCTTTTTCGGCCAAAATAAATCCCCCCTTTCCGCCTGCTGTTAGTATGGCATGGTAAAGGGGGGAATACTCTCGGAAAATTTTTTAGCTGGCCGCCAGGCGGTTAAAGCGCAATTGTAACCGCGATTTTTTCCTGGCCGCCGTATTGGGATGTAAAACACCCTTAGTGACCGCCTTATCAAGGGTTCTAATGGCCTCGACCAGCTTTTCCCTGGCCTGATCTAGTTCTCCGCCGGCTAAGGCCAACTCGAACTTTTTAATGGCCGTTTTTACCCTGGATTTAATCGCCCGGTTGCGCATTGTGCGTTTACGTGTGATCTCGATGCGCTTTTTTGCCGACTTGGTGTTAGCCACTTACTCGTCACCTCCCCGCTGTATTTTATCACGCCACAACTCCCCCTGCAACAGGACTAGCCGCGCCACACCTCCACCAGTACCACCAGGGCCGCGAGGGCCAGGCGGTACCAGGCGAAAAGCAAGTAGCTTCCCCGGCGCAGGTATTGTAAGAGGAACTTGATGGCCAGGAAGCCCACGACCGCCGACGTAACGATACCTACGGCGAAGGCCGCATCAATCTCCGCCACAGACAGATGCCTGAACTCCCAGAGGGCGGCGCCGGCAATAATAGGCACCGACAATAAGAAGGAAAACCGGGCGGCGGTCTCCCGGCTCATCCCCGTAAGGAGTCCCGCCGTCATGGTGATGCCCGAGCGCGAGACTCCGGGAATAATAGCCAGGGCCTGGGAAAGCCCGACCAAAAGGCTGTCTACCAGGGTGATATTCTCTATATTCCGGGTCTTGCGCCCCCCACGGTCTGCCGCCCACAGGGCAATGCCCATCAGGGCCAGGGCCAGGGCAATTAGAACCGGCGTCCGGAAAACCGTTTGGGCCTGTTCTTCCAGGGCTACGCCGAAGAGGGCTCCGGGGACGCAGGCCAAAAGTATGTAATAAAGCAACCGACCTTCCCGGCTGCGGGGCTGCCTTAAACCTTCCCGGCCAATCTCCAGCAACTCCCGCCAGAAGTAAGCCAGGACGGCCACCAACGTGCCCGCGTGGAGGGCCACATCAAAGGTTAAGCCGGGATCCGGCCAGCCCAAAAGCCAGCGCACCAGGACCAGGTGGGCCGAGCTGGAGATGGGTAGGAACTCACCTAAACCTTGGACTAGGCCCAGAACAAAGGCCTGGAGAATAGACACTATAGCCTGACCTTCCTCTCCTTTTGTATATTCAGGTCGCCTATACAAGCACCTAGTAAAAGAACAGAGGGATCTACCCGGGTTGTAAAACTAGAGCCGCGGTCCCCCTTAGCAGGGTTAATAAACGGTAATGAGTTCCTTCAACTCTTCAAATCGTTTAACTCCAATGCCGGAAACGTTTTGCAAATCTTCAATGGTGCGGAAAGGCCCGTGCTGCTGACGGTAATCCAGGATCCGCTGCGCCAGGGCCGGTCCGATGCCTGGAAGACTGTCCAGCTCCTCCAGGCTGGCGGTATTAATATTAATTTTCCCCCGCGACACCCCGCCCGCCGCGGCGCCCGGTGAAGCGGGCGCGCTCCCTTCTTCCCCTTGGCGCGGCACAACTACCTGCTGACCGTCCTGCAGGGGAGCCGCCAAGTTCAAAGCATGGGGATTAGCCTCGGGCAGCGGTCCCGCAACCTGAACTGCCTCGTTCACCCGGGCACCCGCCGGCAACTGATAAACCCCCGGCCTCTCAACGGCACCTGCTACGTGGACGGTTATGTTACCCCGATCTTCCTTCTCTTCCCCGGGCAGAGCCTCTCCTTGAAGCGGGGCGGCTGAGATGGCTTCCTTCTCTACCGCCGGCACCACTGCTTCTTTACTCTGACGCCAGCGGCCGTACTGCACTCCTGCCCCGAAGACCAAAGCTACCGCAAGCAACAGACCCACCCATCGCACCCGGCTGTCCCATTCCCACATGGCCTCCACCTCAAGCCATTATGGTCGACTTTGCCAATCAAAGGGGGTAACCCACAGGAGTGCGGAATCCTGCCGGACCAAGGGCCGGACCGCACGGGCTTTGCCGCCTCCCAATGGGGTTCACCGGAAGAATATCAGGGTATCCAGAACGAAGAGAGGTATCAAGATGGCCAGGGACCAGCCCATGTAGCCGAAGAAGCTGGGCATCTTGATGTTGTTTTCCTCAGCGATGGAGCGCACCATGAAGTTGGGTGCGTTACCTATATAAGTGTTGGCCCCCATAAAAACCGCCCCGCAAGAAACAGCCATGAGCATTTGAGGATCCACCAGGCCTAAGGTTGTCTGTACGCCTGCCGATGCCCCCAGGCTGGCAGCCGTAGTCAAAAAGACCAGATAAGTGGGCGCATTGTCCAGGAAACCTGAGAGAGCGCCCGTGGCCCAGAAGAAATGGGCCGGCTGGGTGAGGCCGAGCTCTGCCCCCCGGGCATGGAGGATGGCCAAGGCCGGAATCATGGTCATGAAAATCCCGGCAAAGAGAGTAGCTACTTCCTTAATCGGCCCCCACGTGAACCGGTTATCCCTGCGAATGGCCAGGGGAGTAGTCTTGTAGGAGAGATAGGCCGCCAGGAGGATAACTACGTCTCGGATGAGGTTGACGTAGGGTAGGGTCACGGTTTCTTCCCCATGTCGCCACAAGGGAATACCGTACAATTCTCCCGTCGCCGGGTCGCCAAAGGACGGGTGCTTGGCCAGCAGACCGCTCCAAATCACCGCACCCACTACCATACCAAGGTATATCAGATTCTGCAAGCCTTCTACCCGAAGGGGTTCGCGTGCCTGGGTAGTTCCGGGTGTATTTTCTCTGCGATAATAATAAGTATCCAGAAGGAAGTAAAGGGTCAGCAGGATTATAACGTTTAATCCCATAGGTAGAATAAGCCTCATGGTCCAGAAAAAGGGTACACCCCTCAAGAAACCCAAGAAAAGGGGCGGATCGCCGACGGGGGTAAGGGAGCCTCCGATGTTGGAGACCAAGAAGATAAAGAAAATAATGATATGGGCCTTATACCGCCGCCATTCGTTGGCCCGGATGACCGGCCTTATCAGGAGCATGCTGGCGCCGGTGGTACCCACCCAGCTGGCCAGCAAGGTGCCCACCACTAAGAGCAGGGTGTTTACCGCCGGAGTTCCCCGCAGGGTACCGCGCAAAATTATACCGCCGGATACGACGAAAAGTCCAAAGAGCAGGATAATAAAAGGTATGTAGTCGAGCACATAAACCTCAATTGCTTGGACAAAGGCGGTTTCCGCGCCGAAGTAGATTAAGAAGGGGATAAAGAAAACGAGGGACCAGAAAAGGCTCACCTTACCCATGTGGTGTTCCCACCAGTGGGCATTAACCAGGGGAAAAATAGCAATAGACAGAAGCATACCCGCGAAGGGGATTATACTCCACAAGGGCAACAAGTGTCCCAGTTCCCCGCTCCCTGAGGCCCAGGCTACGTCGGGTGCCCCCAAGATACCCATCGCCAAGGCTAAGACCAAGGCTACCACGCCCCACAACTTCCTCACTCTCTACCCTTCCTCCCTTATTTTACAAAGTATACCTCCGGGAACGCTGCTTAATCATACTCCCTTGCTCTTTTTACGATTTTTCCACTGATCTTGGAGCCCTTCCCGGCCCGCAAAGGACACCGTAAATAGGCATTCTACTTAAAGGGAGAAAATCCTCCTTCTCCCCCGACTGCCTCATCTCAGGAAGAAAAGGTGGGATTACGTCCCGCCCTCTCCTCCTCCCGCCAGCTTTTTCTTTACCGATCCGATTTTACCCTCCATGGTTACCTCTTTGTCTATCCGCTGGTCAATGCTGATGTTAGTGACCACCCTGAGGGCACCCTTCTCAAAGGGCAATTCATGCATGCGGCGGAAAACCGTAAACAGCACATCCAAATCGCCTTCAATAACCGTGGACATCGGGGTTAGCTGGTATTTAATTCCTTCTACCTGGTTCAAGAAGCGATGCAGCTCGGCTACATACGAGCTCAGGCTGGGGGAGCCCGGCCCTCCTAGGGGTATCACCGTTATCTGGGCTACCGGCATGCTCCTCGCTCCTTTCCCTTTTTATGGCCGCCAAAAGGTTATCCCCTGGCCCAGGGTTACCCCGCCCCTGGCCCGGGCAAAAAGGTTGAAGACTTACCGGTGAAGGGTCATCCTTCGCTCCACCCGCAGACCCCGAGGTTAAAGCCCGCAGGCGGGCCACCCTCTAGCCGGCCTGCCGGGTGGCGATGTTCACCAGTTTATCCGGCACCACTACGATCTTTACCACCTGCTGCCCCGACAACAGGGAGGCGATCTTTTCCCTCGCCAGGACAGCTTCCTTCAAATCCTCTTCCTTCATCCCGGCCGGCACCTGCAGGCGGTCCCGGACCTTGCCGTTAATTTGAACCACTACCGTTATTTCTTCCTTTACCAGGGCTTGAGGATCGTAGGCTGGCCAGCTCTCCTGGTGCACACTCCCTTCCTGCCCGATCCCCTGCCACAGCTCCTCGGCAATATGGGGGGCAAAGGGAGCCAGCAGGGTAATGAGCTTTTTCAGCCCTTCCTTCACCAGAGGCAGGTTTTGCTCCGGTTCCGGGACGGTATCCTGATAATGGTAAAA of the Thermanaeromonas sp. C210 genome contains:
- a CDS encoding sodium:proton antiporter: MGILGAPDVAWASGSGELGHLLPLWSIIPFAGMLLSIAIFPLVNAHWWEHHMGKVSLFWSLVFFIPFLIYFGAETAFVQAIEVYVLDYIPFIILLFGLFVVSGGIILRGTLRGTPAVNTLLLVVGTLLASWVGTTGASMLLIRPVIRANEWRRYKAHIIIFFIFLVSNIGGSLTPVGDPPLFLGFLRGVPFFWTMRLILPMGLNVIILLTLYFLLDTYYYRRENTPGTTQAREPLRVEGLQNLIYLGMVVGAVIWSGLLAKHPSFGDPATGELYGIPLWRHGEETVTLPYVNLIRDVVILLAAYLSYKTTPLAIRRDNRFTWGPIKEVATLFAGIFMTMIPALAILHARGAELGLTQPAHFFWATGALSGFLDNAPTYLVFLTTAASLGASAGVQTTLGLVDPQMLMAVSCGAVFMGANTYIGNAPNFMVRSIAEENNIKMPSFFGYMGWSLAILIPLFVLDTLIFFR
- a CDS encoding MTH1187 family thiamine-binding protein; the protein is MPVAQITVIPLGGPGSPSLSSYVAELHRFLNQVEGIKYQLTPMSTVIEGDLDVLFTVFRRMHELPFEKGALRVVTNISIDQRIDKEVTMEGKIGSVKKKLAGGGEGGT
- the uppP gene encoding undecaprenyl-diphosphatase UppP, with the translated sequence MSILQAFVLGLVQGLGEFLPISSSAHLVLVRWLLGWPDPGLTFDVALHAGTLVAVLAYFWRELLEIGREGLRQPRSREGRLLYYILLACVPGALFGVALEEQAQTVFRTPVLIALALALMGIALWAADRGGRKTRNIENITLVDSLLVGLSQALAIIPGVSRSGITMTAGLLTGMSRETAARFSFLLSVPIIAGAALWEFRHLSVAEIDAAFAVGIVTSAVVGFLAIKFLLQYLRRGSYLLFAWYRLALAALVVLVEVWRG
- a CDS encoding sensor histidine kinase, encoding MLDASVLDHILKETVEALERSRSQIHEIAENAQAEVRQVSRELEEVKKSLQAVIEEVDRLERAEKRARLRLAEVSKDFYRYKEQDIKEAYDAAYQLQIELIKLRDKEKILQYRRNHLERSWHRLQLTVQKAEQLASQVNVILNYLTGELQGLSLKLDELQQTQQLVFSIIRAQEEERKRVAREIHDGPAQSLAHIALRAEYCLQLLNRDPDQIREELHALQNVVSLCLQDMRKIIFDLRPMVLDDIGLVPALERYFATYKEQHGLEVDFLFLGQERRLDNTLEVALFRIIQEAVNNIRKHAGVKRAVVKVEMLPNRISIGIRDEGKGFDLEAVRNREEGRGYGLMGMRERVQLLKGEMKITTAPGKGTNISITIPLDKESKVQPGAAPET
- the rpsT gene encoding 30S ribosomal protein S20; translation: MANTKSAKKRIEITRKRTMRNRAIKSRVKTAIKKFELALAGGELDQAREKLVEAIRTLDKAVTKGVLHPNTAARKKSRLQLRFNRLAAS
- a CDS encoding ComEA family DNA-binding protein, yielding MWEWDSRVRWVGLLLAVALVFGAGVQYGRWRQSKEAVVPAVEKEAISAAPLQGEALPGEEKEDRGNITVHVAGAVERPGVYQLPAGARVNEAVQVAGPLPEANPHALNLAAPLQDGQQVVVPRQGEEGSAPASPGAAAGGVSRGKININTASLEELDSLPGIGPALAQRILDYRQQHGPFRTIEDLQNVSGIGVKRFEELKELITVY
- the holA gene encoding DNA polymerase III subunit delta — its product is MTWPELQQELTRGQVAPVYLLYGEEKYLLAQAVKALKETLLSPEAEPFDYQEFAGEDLVPESLSVLASTPPVLGRKRLILIKNARLDGEALVTYLTHPSPTACLVLIAPGNIDRKGKVFQLLQKVGRCVDFAPLKPGALARWLAQEARRMGRKIEGPAAMALAQAAGNLQQGILELAKLDLYLPPGTPITLQEVQALVPAALASDTIFQMVDALGSGRAEVAIGLCRRLLAAGEAPLGILGMMVRQFRLILQAHLAGPDSPDLAVALHLPPFVAQKVARQAARFSPEAASEVLELFLQTDVDLKTGAGNPAFLLERAIWAATRRGKRVG